In a single window of the Drosophila miranda strain MSH22 chromosome XL, D.miranda_PacBio2.1, whole genome shotgun sequence genome:
- the LOC117187453 gene encoding uncharacterized protein LOC117187453, whose protein sequence is MNGHHRKRKWQAGRGEDLTPDDRIELIAELMAKLDGVNFVADFFHIRRLKLLITGCLPDHKEQLLRILIGCVTRPPSPATASYAQIVSLLCNDFDLLMVDCIRALMVVHQKALIDGKWEKARGLESFFAEQCK, encoded by the coding sequence ATGAACGGTCATCATCGCAAGAGAAAGTGGCAAGCTGGGCGCGGTGAGGATCTCACCCCCGACGACCGTATTGAGTTAATTGCCGAGTTGATGGCTAAACTAGACGGAGTCAATTTCGTCGCCGACTTTTTCCACATCCGTCGACTGAAACTGCTGATCACCGGCTGCCTGCCCGACCACAAGGAGCAGCTGCTACGCATTCTCATAGGCTGTGTGACCCGGCCCCCCAGCCCGGCCACAGCTAGCTACGCCCAAATTGTGAGTCTCCTCTGCAACGACTTTGATCTCCTGATGGTCGACTGCATCCGCGCCCTGATGGTGGTCCACCAGAAGGCACTCATCGATGGCAAGTGGGAGAAGGCGCGCGGCCTGGAGAGCTTCTTCGCCGAGCAATGCAAGTGA